A stretch of the Acyrthosiphon pisum isolate AL4f chromosome A2, pea_aphid_22Mar2018_4r6ur, whole genome shotgun sequence genome encodes the following:
- the LOC100167072 gene encoding forkhead box protein D3-A: protein MCCVVISTAGMQDDDHHNLLQHHHHNNNRRHQQHHRSSSTSSSGSGSIGGSAVQLATSSSSSAAAAAAAAAVFLPVYDFSRRYQAALDSVAMHQVVSPLDLRGVGGGSGAASAASVMVQAVSTAASVSPPCSVGSAETTDVNVDSADDDDDYDAAAVAAGCNDNNNGGGRRSKTTSPGAQAGGACSEDGDKASGAGNGSPVKPPYSYIALITMAILQSPHKKLTLSGICEFIMSRFPYYRDKFPAWQNSIRHNLSLNDCFIKIPREPGNPGKGNYWTLDPMAEDMFDNGSFLRRRKRYKRMQAPSDFFIHRGGGDHHHHPHHQHHPHHHPHHNHFAAAADPYSVLHHHHHYPYHHLGPPPPHLQPPHPSQAQTQPLQQQQQQQGPQSQQPSPTQQPTAAMQPLQLPAAELARITFGLNLLHNGQVAAAAAAAAAAYKPSQPPALVLHQHGNLIQPSYATTVVAGGGRLAVKQPSTGFSIDSIMGKRPSPAAPPANVSPARPGGRHPLQQREPDDDDDDDGHDNRDHHISRHHDAAAVSPQPSARQNFDSAFTPLQQTTWAR from the coding sequence ATGTGCTGCGTGGTGATCAGCACCGCCGGCATGCAGGACGACGATCACCACAACCTCCTCCAACACCACCACCACAATAACAACCGCCGTCACCAACAACACCACCGCAGCAGTAGCACCAGCAGCAGCGGTAGCGGTAGTATCGGTGGAAGCGCTGTACAGCTGGCCACTTCCTCCTCGtcgtccgccgccgccgcggccGCAGCAGCCGCAGTGTTCCTACCAGTCTACGATTTCAGCCGCCGATACCAGGCCGCCCTGGACTCGGTGGCCATGCATCAAGTCGTCAGCCCGCTGGATTTGAGGGGCGTCGGCGGTGGTTCCGGCGCCGCATCCGCCGCCTCTGTGATGGTGCAGGCCGTCTCGACGGCTGCGTCCGTGTCGCCGCCGTGCAGCGTCGGATCGGCTGAGACGACAGACGTGAACGTGGATTcggccgacgacgacgacgactacgacgcGGCAGCCGTCGCGGCCGGGTGCAACGACAACAACAACGGTGGTGGCCGCCGCAGCAAGACGACGTCACCCGGCGCACAAGCGGGCGGCGCGTGCAGTGAAGACGGCGATAAGGCATCGGGTGCCGGCAACGGTTCGCCCGTCAAGCCGCCGTATAGTTACATAGCGCTGATCACCATGGCCATACTGCAGTCACCGCACAAGAAGCTCACACTCAGTGGAATCTGTGAATTCATCATGTCACGGTTCCCGTACTACCGCGACAAGTTCCCGGCCTGGCAGAACTCCATCAGGCACAACCTGTCGCTCAACGACTGCTTCATCAAGATTCCCCGGGAACCGGGCAACCCGGGGAAGGGTAATTACTGGACCCTGGACCCGATGGCCGAGGACATGTTCGACAACGGCAGCTTCCTTCGGCGGCGCAAGCGGTACAAGCGCATGCAGGCCCCGTCAGACTTTTTTATCCACCGTGGTGGTGGcgaccaccaccaccatccGCATCATCAGCACCATCCTCACCACCATCCACACCACAATCACTTCGCCGCAGCCGCGGACCCATACTCGGTGTTACACCACCACCATCACTATCCTTACCATCACCTCGGGCCGCCACCACCACATCTGCAGCCACCACACCCGTCGCAGGCCCAGACACAGCCCcttcagcagcagcagcagcagcagggCCCGCAGTCACAGCAACCCTCGCCGACGCAGCAGCCCACGGCCGCCATGCAGCCGTTACAGCTGCCGGCCGCTGAGCTGGCGCGCATAACGTTCGGTCTGAACCTGCTGCACAACGGACAAGTGGCCGCGGCGGCAGCCGCCGCAGCGGCCGCGTACAAGCCGTCACAGCCGCCCGCACTGGTTTTGCACCAACACGGCAATCTCATACAGCCGTCGTACGCGACCACTGTGGTGGCCGGCGGCGGTCGCTTGGCCGTGAAACAGCCGTCCACCGGGTTCAGCATCGACTCCATCATGGGCAAGAGGCCGTCGCCCGCCGCGCCGCCGGCCAACGTGTCACCGGCCCGACCCGGTGGTCGTCACCCGCTGCAGCAGCGCGAGCcggatgacgacgacgacgatgacggcCACGACAACCGTGATCACCACATCAGCCGTCACCACGATGCCGCGGCCGTCTCGCCACAGCCGTCGGCCAGGCAGAACTTCGATTCGGCGTTCACGCCGCTCCAGCAGACCACGTGGGCCAGGTGA